One stretch of Pseudomonas fragi DNA includes these proteins:
- a CDS encoding dihydrodipicolinate synthase family protein has product MSDNIFTGCMPALMTPCTAERKPDFDALVAKGRELIDIGMSAVVYCGSMGDWPLLSEAERQEGVARLVAAGIPTIVGTGAVNSREAVSHAAHAARVGAQGLMVIPRLLSRAASPAAQKAHFAAILEAAPQLPAVIYNSPYYGFATRADLFFELRSQYPNLIGFKEFGGAVDMRYAAEHITSKDDDVTLMVGVDTQVVHGFVNCNATGAITGIGNALPREVLQLVALSKQAAKGDPKARRLARELEAALAVLSSFDEGTDLVLYYKHLMVLNGDTEYSLHFNDSDVLSDAQRHYAENQYSLFRQWYKNWSAEQNVA; this is encoded by the coding sequence ATGAGCGATAACATTTTTACCGGTTGCATGCCTGCCCTGATGACCCCGTGCACCGCCGAGCGCAAGCCGGACTTCGACGCACTGGTGGCCAAGGGCCGCGAGCTGATCGATATCGGCATGAGCGCCGTGGTGTACTGCGGATCAATGGGTGACTGGCCATTGCTGAGCGAAGCCGAGCGTCAGGAAGGTGTGGCACGCCTGGTGGCTGCCGGTATTCCAACCATCGTCGGCACCGGCGCAGTAAACAGCCGCGAGGCCGTATCCCACGCAGCACACGCCGCCAGGGTCGGCGCCCAGGGCCTGATGGTGATTCCACGCCTGCTGTCCCGTGCGGCTTCGCCTGCGGCGCAAAAAGCTCACTTCGCGGCCATCCTGGAAGCCGCTCCGCAACTGCCGGCCGTGATCTACAACAGCCCGTACTACGGTTTCGCCACCCGCGCCGACCTGTTCTTCGAACTGCGCAGCCAATACCCGAACCTGATCGGCTTCAAAGAGTTCGGCGGTGCTGTCGACATGCGTTACGCCGCAGAACACATCACCTCCAAGGACGATGATGTGACCCTGATGGTGGGTGTCGATACCCAGGTGGTGCACGGTTTCGTCAACTGCAACGCCACCGGCGCCATTACCGGTATCGGCAACGCCCTGCCGCGCGAAGTGCTGCAACTGGTGGCCCTGAGCAAGCAAGCGGCTAAAGGCGACCCCAAGGCACGCCGCCTGGCCCGTGAGCTGGAAGCCGCGCTGGCGGTACTGTCATCGTTCGATGAAGGGACTGACCTGGTGCTCTACTACAAGCACCTGATGGTGCTCAATGGCGACACCGAGTACAGCCTGCACTTCAACGACAGCGATGTGCTGAGCGATGCCCAGCGCCACTACGCCGAGAACCAGTACAGCCTGTTCCGCCAGTGGTACAAAAACTGGTCCGCCGAACAGAACGTCGCCTGA
- a CDS encoding 4-hydroxyproline epimerase — MKQVHIIDSHTGGEPTRLVLKGFPHLAGRTIAEQRDALRDQHDQWRRACLLEPRGNDVLVGALYCEPVSADATCGVIFFNNAGYLGMCGHGTIGLIASLHHLGLIETGEHKIDTPVGPVTATLHPDGKVTVGNVPSYRYRQQVAVDVPGHGRVQGDIAWGGNWFFLVSDHGKALQLDNVEALTEYTWTMLKALEAQGIHGADGALIDHIELFADDEQADSRNFVMCPGKAYDRSPCGTGTSAKLACLAADGKLAPGQPWVQASITASQFVGSYQWDGERIRPFITGQAFMTADSLLLIDEKDPFAWGI, encoded by the coding sequence ATGAAGCAAGTCCATATCATTGATTCACATACCGGCGGCGAACCCACCCGCCTGGTGCTCAAAGGCTTTCCGCACCTGGCCGGGCGCACCATTGCCGAGCAGCGCGATGCCCTGCGTGACCAGCATGACCAATGGCGCCGGGCCTGCCTGCTGGAGCCCCGTGGCAACGATGTACTGGTCGGCGCGCTGTACTGCGAGCCGGTGTCGGCAGATGCCACCTGCGGCGTGATCTTCTTCAACAATGCCGGTTATCTGGGCATGTGCGGGCACGGCACCATCGGTTTGATCGCCTCCCTGCATCACCTGGGCCTGATCGAGACCGGCGAACACAAGATCGACACCCCGGTCGGCCCGGTCACCGCCACCCTGCATCCAGATGGCAAGGTCACCGTGGGCAATGTGCCTTCCTACCGTTACCGCCAGCAGGTCGCCGTTGACGTACCCGGGCATGGCCGCGTGCAGGGCGATATCGCCTGGGGCGGCAACTGGTTCTTCCTGGTCAGCGACCACGGCAAGGCGCTGCAACTGGACAATGTCGAAGCCCTCACCGAATACACCTGGACCATGCTCAAGGCCCTTGAGGCGCAAGGAATACACGGTGCAGACGGCGCCCTGATCGACCATATCGAACTGTTTGCCGACGACGAACAGGCCGACAGCCGCAACTTCGTCATGTGCCCGGGCAAGGCCTATGACCGCTCGCCCTGTGGCACCGGCACCAGCGCCAAACTGGCGTGCCTGGCCGCCGACGGCAAGCTGGCCCCCGGCCAGCCCTGGGTGCAGGCCAGCATCACCGCCAGCCAGTTTGTCGGCAGTTATCAATGGGACGGCGAGCGCATTCGCCCGTTCATTACCGGCCAGGCCTTTATGACCGCCGACAGCCTGCTGCTGATCGACGAAAAAGATCCTTTCGCGTGGGGCATTTAA
- a CDS encoding APC family permease yields MSGKGKFKKQLSLMDLTFIGLGAIFGSGWLFAASHVSAIAGPAGIFSWLLGGFSVLLLGIVYCELGAALPRAGGVIRYPVYSHGPLLGYLMGFITLIAFSSLVAIEVVAARQYAAAWFPELTKAGSSDPSILGWLLQFGLLCLFFMLNYRSVKTFALANNLVSVFKFIVPLLVIGVLFTFFKPQNLYAQGFAPFGLSGVQMAVSAGGIIFAYLGLTPIISVASEVKNPQRTIPIALILSVLLSTVIYVLLQVAFLGGVPTEMLANGWAGVTKELALPYRDIALALGVGWLAYLVVADAVISPSGCGNIYMNATPRVIYGWAQTGTFFKVFTRIDEKSGIPRPALWLTFGLSVFWTLPFPSWEALINVVSAALVLSYAVAPVSVAALRRNAPDMPRPFRVKWMAVLGPLSFIVAALIVYWSGWNTVSWLLGLQILMFVVYLLCSRFVPTNHLSLGQQVRSSLWLIGFYAVTIVLSKLGTFGGLGVLAHPFDTLVVAACATAIYYWGAATGVPAHLVRLEDDEDSEDVPQPASQMSPRHASGGFVPTSS; encoded by the coding sequence ATGTCAGGTAAAGGCAAATTCAAGAAACAGCTCTCACTGATGGACCTGACCTTTATCGGTCTGGGTGCCATCTTCGGTTCCGGCTGGTTGTTTGCAGCCAGTCATGTGTCGGCAATCGCAGGCCCGGCGGGGATTTTTTCCTGGCTGCTGGGCGGTTTTTCCGTGCTGTTGCTGGGCATCGTTTACTGCGAACTGGGCGCTGCCCTGCCCCGCGCCGGTGGCGTCATTCGTTACCCGGTTTACTCCCATGGCCCGTTGCTCGGGTATTTGATGGGCTTTATCACCCTGATCGCGTTCTCCAGCCTGGTGGCAATTGAAGTGGTCGCCGCTCGCCAATACGCCGCGGCATGGTTCCCCGAGCTGACCAAGGCCGGTTCCAGTGACCCTTCGATCCTGGGCTGGCTCCTGCAGTTCGGCCTGTTATGCCTGTTCTTTATGCTCAACTATCGCAGCGTGAAGACGTTCGCCCTGGCCAACAACCTGGTCAGCGTATTCAAGTTCATCGTGCCGCTGCTGGTAATCGGCGTGCTGTTCACCTTCTTCAAACCGCAAAACCTCTACGCCCAGGGCTTCGCTCCCTTTGGCCTGTCGGGGGTGCAGATGGCCGTTTCCGCAGGCGGCATTATTTTCGCCTACCTGGGCCTGACCCCGATCATTTCGGTGGCCAGTGAAGTCAAGAACCCGCAACGCACCATCCCGATTGCCCTGATCCTGTCGGTCCTGCTGTCGACCGTTATTTATGTGTTGTTGCAAGTCGCCTTCCTCGGCGGCGTGCCCACCGAGATGCTGGCCAACGGCTGGGCCGGTGTGACCAAGGAACTGGCCCTGCCCTATCGCGATATCGCCCTGGCCCTGGGTGTGGGCTGGCTGGCTTATCTGGTGGTGGCCGATGCAGTGATCTCGCCCAGCGGCTGCGGCAACATCTACATGAACGCCACGCCACGGGTGATCTATGGCTGGGCACAAACCGGCACCTTCTTCAAAGTGTTCACCCGCATCGATGAAAAGTCCGGCATCCCGCGCCCGGCGCTGTGGCTGACCTTTGGTCTGTCGGTGTTCTGGACCCTGCCGTTCCCGTCCTGGGAAGCGCTGATCAACGTGGTCTCCGCCGCACTGGTATTGAGCTACGCCGTGGCCCCGGTGTCCGTGGCCGCCCTGCGCCGCAATGCCCCCGACATGCCGCGCCCGTTCCGGGTCAAGTGGATGGCGGTGCTGGGCCCGCTGTCATTTATCGTGGCGGCGCTGATTGTTTACTGGTCGGGCTGGAACACCGTGTCCTGGCTGCTCGGCCTGCAAATCCTGATGTTCGTGGTGTACCTGTTGTGCTCACGCTTTGTCCCGACCAATCACCTGAGTCTGGGTCAGCAAGTACGTTCATCTTTGTGGCTGATCGGCTTCTACGCCGTAACCATCGTGCTGTCCAAGCTCGGCACCTTTGGTGGCCTGGGCGTGCTGGCTCACCCTTTCGACACCCTGGTCGTCGCCGCCTGCGCCACCGCGATCTATTACTGGGGCGCAGCCACCGGCGTGCCGGCGCACCTGGTCCGCCTGGAAGACGACGAGGACAGCGAAGACGTCCCGCAACCTGCCAGCCAGATGTCACCGCGCCATGCCAGCGGAGGCTTTGTGCCGACTTCGTCCTGA
- a CDS encoding AraC family transcriptional regulator, which yields MTQNAFAMLGQGSELSRPESLEQLLSGVALLLPMLDAIPNAAIFIKDTAARYVLANRTLVQRCGLKQLQPLLGKTSAEVFPAQLGPGYTEQDRQVLEQGRVLEDQLELHLYGTREPGWCLTHKRPLYNRQGAIIGLAGISVDLQSASDTHPAYQRLAAVDEHIRTHFNRRVTLGELTRIAGISVAQLERYCKRVFHLTPRQMIQKVRLEHAHRLLLTDIPITEVALQCGYTDHSAFTRQFKALTGFTPRQYRQATAQ from the coding sequence ATGACGCAGAATGCTTTTGCAATGCTGGGCCAGGGCAGCGAGTTGAGCCGCCCCGAGAGCCTTGAACAGTTGCTCTCTGGCGTGGCGCTGTTGCTGCCGATGCTCGATGCCATCCCCAATGCCGCGATCTTTATCAAGGACACTGCCGCGCGCTATGTGCTGGCCAACCGCACCCTGGTACAGCGCTGCGGCCTCAAGCAGTTGCAACCCCTGCTGGGCAAAACCAGCGCCGAGGTTTTCCCGGCACAGTTGGGGCCGGGTTATACCGAACAGGATCGCCAGGTGCTGGAACAGGGGCGGGTGCTGGAAGACCAGCTGGAGCTGCATCTGTACGGGACTCGGGAGCCGGGCTGGTGCCTGACCCACAAGCGCCCGCTGTACAATCGCCAGGGCGCGATCATCGGCCTGGCGGGGATCTCCGTTGACCTGCAATCAGCCAGCGATACCCACCCGGCGTACCAGCGGCTGGCGGCGGTGGACGAGCACATCCGCACGCATTTCAACCGCCGCGTGACCCTGGGTGAGTTGACCCGTATTGCCGGGATTTCCGTGGCGCAGCTGGAGCGTTACTGCAAGCGGGTATTTCACCTGACGCCACGGCAGATGATCCAGAAGGTGCGGCTGGAACACGCCCATCGTCTGCTGCTGACCGATATTCCGATCACCGAAGTAGCCCTGCAGTGCGGTTACACCGACCACAGTGCGTTCACCCGCCAGTTCAAGGCGTTGACCGGTTTTACCCCGCGCCAGTACCGGCAGGCCACGGCACAGTGA
- the greB gene encoding transcription elongation factor GreB produces MSTNIITRQGHEALKQELDYLWREKRPDTTRKVTWAASLGDRSENADYQYNKKLLREIDRRVRYLRKRLEDVRVVDYSPEQEGRVFFGAWVEIENEAGDVKKFRIVGYDEIYGRNDYISIDSPMARALLKKEVGDEAVVQTPSGEVLWWINEIYYEKS; encoded by the coding sequence GTGAGTACCAATATCATCACCAGGCAAGGCCATGAAGCCCTGAAGCAGGAGCTCGACTACCTGTGGCGGGAAAAGCGCCCGGATACCACACGCAAGGTGACCTGGGCGGCATCACTGGGTGATCGCAGCGAAAACGCTGACTACCAGTACAACAAGAAGTTGCTGCGCGAGATCGACCGGCGGGTGCGCTACCTGCGCAAGCGCCTGGAAGATGTGCGGGTAGTTGATTACTCGCCCGAACAGGAAGGCCGGGTGTTTTTTGGCGCCTGGGTCGAAATCGAAAACGAGGCCGGGGACGTCAAGAAGTTCCGCATTGTGGGTTACGACGAAATTTACGGGCGCAACGACTACATCTCCATCGACTCACCGATGGCCCGTGCACTGTTGAAGAAAGAAGTGGGGGACGAGGCCGTGGTGCAGACCCCTAGCGGGGAAGTGCTGTGGTGGATCAACGAGATTTATTACGAGAAGAGCTAG
- a CDS encoding ABC transporter permease, whose amino-acid sequence MARLPLLRMLSLAVRQLLRDARAGELRVLFFALLVAVAASTAIGYFGARLNGAMLLRATEFLGADLVLDGSAPAREEQIKVGTDLGLKHARVVEFASVIATDNGIQLSSIKATDDAYPLRGELKSAPQPYAEEQPGGGPKPGEAWAEARLLTALDLKVGDEIDVGSKTVRITRVLTYEPDRAGNLYSLTPRILINLDDLAATGIVQPGSRVTYRELWRGEAPALESYRQVVKPGLEANQRLLDGRDGNQQIGGALGKAERYLNMASLVAVLLAGVAVALSATRFANRRFDASALLRCLGLSRREALWLFTLQLAVLGLLASLAGALLGWLAQLGLFALLHDLLPADVPPGGLMPAIAGMGTGLVALAGFALPPLAALGRVPPLRVLRRDMLPIPASTWTVYGAALLALGLIMWRMSLDLVLTFALLGGGVIAAVVLGGLLLLGLQSLRRLLARASLPWRLGLGQLLRHPLAAAGQALAFGLILLSMALIALLRGELLDTWQNQLPKDAPNYFALNILPADKEAFGAHLMTLQARAAPLYPVIPGRLISINGEPVQDIVSKDSSGDKAIQRDLSLTWAADLPAENQLTAGSWWGAKPEGDVPGVSVEAKVAESLKLKLGDLMTFTIAGVNREARVTSLRSINWDNFQPNFFMIFQPGTLQDLPATYLTSFYLAPGHDKEIIELSRTFPAVTILPIDALLEQLRSILAQVTIAVEYVLLFVLAAGMAVLFSGLQSTLDERIRQGALLRALGAERQLLVKARRIEFGLLGATSGLLAALGAELVSLVLYRFAFDLPWHPHPWLLLLPVLGALMVGGAGVFGTRRALNASPLTVLREG is encoded by the coding sequence ATGGCACGTCTGCCGCTGTTGCGCATGCTGAGTCTGGCTGTACGCCAATTGCTGCGCGATGCCCGCGCCGGCGAGCTGCGCGTGCTGTTTTTCGCCCTGCTGGTCGCCGTGGCGGCCAGCACCGCCATCGGCTACTTCGGGGCCCGCCTCAATGGCGCGATGCTGTTGCGCGCCACTGAATTTCTTGGTGCCGACCTGGTGCTCGATGGCAGCGCCCCGGCGCGCGAGGAGCAAATCAAGGTCGGCACCGACCTGGGCCTCAAACACGCGCGGGTGGTCGAATTTGCCAGCGTGATCGCCACCGACAACGGTATCCAGCTCTCCAGCATCAAGGCGACAGACGATGCCTACCCGTTGCGCGGCGAACTGAAAAGCGCCCCTCAGCCCTATGCCGAAGAACAGCCTGGAGGCGGCCCCAAACCCGGTGAGGCCTGGGCCGAAGCCCGCTTGCTGACCGCGCTGGACCTCAAGGTCGGTGATGAAATCGATGTCGGTTCAAAAACCGTGCGCATCACCCGAGTGCTGACCTATGAACCCGACCGCGCCGGCAACCTTTACAGCCTGACCCCACGGATACTGATCAATCTGGACGACCTGGCTGCCACCGGTATCGTACAACCGGGTAGCCGGGTGACCTACCGCGAGCTATGGCGCGGGGAGGCGCCAGCCCTTGAATCCTACCGTCAGGTAGTCAAACCCGGGCTGGAAGCCAACCAGCGCCTGCTCGACGGCCGGGATGGCAACCAGCAGATCGGCGGTGCCCTGGGCAAGGCCGAGCGTTACCTGAACATGGCCAGCCTGGTGGCGGTGCTGCTGGCAGGCGTGGCCGTAGCCTTGTCTGCTACCCGTTTTGCCAATCGCCGCTTTGATGCCAGCGCCCTGCTGCGCTGCCTGGGCCTGTCACGCCGCGAAGCCCTGTGGCTGTTTACCCTGCAGTTGGCGGTGCTCGGCCTGCTGGCCAGCCTTGCCGGCGCCCTGCTGGGCTGGCTGGCACAGCTTGGCTTGTTCGCCTTGTTGCACGACCTGCTGCCTGCAGACGTACCGCCCGGTGGCCTGATGCCGGCGATTGCCGGGATGGGTACCGGGCTGGTGGCGCTGGCAGGTTTCGCTTTGCCGCCACTCGCCGCACTGGGCCGCGTACCGCCACTGCGGGTATTGCGCCGCGACATGCTGCCGATTCCGGCCAGTACCTGGACCGTCTACGGTGCAGCTCTGCTGGCACTGGGGCTGATCATGTGGCGCATGAGTCTCGATCTGGTATTGACCTTCGCCCTGCTCGGCGGTGGCGTGATTGCCGCCGTGGTGCTGGGCGGGCTCCTGCTGCTGGGCCTGCAAAGCCTGCGCCGCCTGCTGGCACGCGCTTCGCTGCCCTGGCGCCTGGGGCTGGGGCAGTTGCTGCGCCACCCGCTGGCCGCCGCTGGCCAGGCCCTGGCCTTTGGCCTGATCCTGCTGTCGATGGCGCTGATCGCCCTGCTGCGCGGCGAGTTGCTCGATACCTGGCAAAACCAGCTGCCCAAGGACGCGCCCAACTACTTTGCACTGAATATCCTGCCGGCCGACAAGGAGGCTTTCGGTGCCCACCTGATGACCCTGCAGGCCCGCGCCGCGCCGCTGTACCCGGTCATTCCGGGGCGCCTGATCAGCATCAACGGCGAGCCGGTGCAAGATATCGTCAGCAAGGACTCCAGTGGCGACAAGGCCATCCAGCGCGACCTGAGCCTGACCTGGGCCGCCGACCTGCCTGCCGAAAACCAGCTGACGGCAGGTAGCTGGTGGGGGGCGAAGCCCGAAGGCGATGTGCCGGGTGTTTCAGTGGAAGCCAAAGTCGCCGAAAGCCTCAAGCTGAAGCTGGGCGACCTGATGACCTTCACCATTGCCGGGGTCAATCGCGAAGCGCGGGTCACCAGTTTGCGCAGCATCAACTGGGACAACTTCCAGCCCAACTTTTTCATGATTTTCCAGCCCGGCACCTTGCAGGACTTGCCGGCCACCTACCTCACCAGCTTTTACCTGGCTCCGGGACATGACAAGGAAATCATCGAACTGTCGCGCACCTTCCCGGCCGTGACCATCCTGCCCATCGATGCATTGCTGGAGCAACTGCGCAGCATCCTGGCGCAAGTGACCATTGCCGTGGAATACGTGCTGCTGTTTGTGTTGGCGGCGGGCATGGCGGTGCTGTTTTCCGGCTTGCAATCCACCCTGGACGAGCGCATTCGCCAGGGCGCCCTGCTTCGTGCGCTGGGGGCCGAGCGGCAACTGCTGGTGAAGGCCCGGCGCATCGAGTTCGGCCTGCTGGGCGCCACCAGCGGCCTGCTCGCGGCACTGGGTGCCGAACTGGTCAGCCTGGTGCTGTACCGCTTTGCCTTTGACCTGCCGTGGCACCCGCATCCGTGGTTGCTGCTGTTGCCGGTGCTGGGCGCGCTGATGGTGGGCGGTGCGGGAGTGTTTGGCACACGCAGGGCGCTGAATGCCAGCCCGTTGACGGTGTTGCGCGAGGGTTGA
- a CDS encoding ABC transporter ATP-binding protein, translating to MGESILTAQNLSKVVPSAEGELTILHPLSLELNKGDSLAIVGASGSGKSTLLGLLAGLDLPSQGEVILAGRALSTLDEDQRARVRAEHVGFVFQSFQLLDSLNALENVMLPLELDGRKDAREHARHLLERVGLGQRLSHSPRQLSGGEQQRVAIARAFAANPDVLFADEPTGNLDSHTGERITDLLFELNKENGTTLVLVTHDERLAHRCRRLIRLEAGHLVGPLEP from the coding sequence ATGGGCGAAAGTATTCTCACCGCGCAGAACCTTAGCAAAGTGGTTCCCAGCGCGGAAGGCGAGCTGACCATCCTGCACCCTTTGAGCCTTGAACTGAACAAGGGCGACAGCCTGGCGATTGTCGGGGCTTCGGGCTCCGGCAAGTCGACCTTGCTGGGCTTGCTCGCAGGCCTGGACTTGCCCAGCCAGGGCGAAGTGATCCTGGCCGGGCGAGCCTTGAGCACCCTGGACGAAGACCAGCGCGCCCGGGTCAGGGCCGAACATGTGGGCTTTGTGTTCCAGTCGTTCCAGTTGCTCGACAGCCTCAACGCCCTGGAAAACGTCATGCTGCCGCTGGAGCTGGATGGCCGCAAGGATGCCCGAGAGCATGCCCGCCACCTGCTTGAACGGGTTGGCCTGGGCCAGCGCCTAAGCCACTCGCCACGCCAGCTTTCGGGTGGCGAGCAACAGCGGGTTGCCATCGCCCGGGCGTTCGCCGCCAACCCCGACGTGCTGTTTGCCGATGAACCCACCGGCAACCTCGACAGCCACACCGGCGAGCGCATTACCGACCTGCTCTTTGAACTGAACAAGGAGAACGGCACCACCCTGGTGCTGGTGACCCATGACGAACGCCTGGCCCATCGCTGCCGGCGCCTGATCCGTCTTGAAGCTGGCCATCTGGTCGGCCCTCTGGAGCCCTGA
- a CDS encoding arylesterase — translation MRVWFLSAALALMCMAQTATAGTILIVGDSISAAFGLDTRLGWVSLLEQRLREQGYDDKVVNASISGDTSAGGLARLPALLVEHKPDVVIVELGGNDGLRGQLPAQLKQNLAGMIDASQQAGAKVLLLGMQLPPNYGARYTQAFAAVYAELGKEKNVALVPFFLEGVGGKTELMQADRIHPAVGAQGLLLDNVWPALKPLL, via the coding sequence ATGCGTGTGTGGTTTTTAAGTGCTGCCCTGGCCCTGATGTGCATGGCGCAGACGGCAACGGCGGGAACAATATTGATCGTCGGCGATAGTATCAGCGCGGCTTTCGGCCTGGATACCCGTCTGGGATGGGTGTCCTTGCTCGAACAGCGGCTCAGGGAGCAAGGCTACGACGACAAGGTGGTCAATGCTTCGATCAGCGGCGACACCAGCGCTGGCGGGCTTGCGCGGCTGCCGGCGCTGCTTGTAGAGCATAAACCGGATGTGGTGATTGTCGAACTGGGCGGCAATGATGGCCTGCGTGGCCAGTTACCTGCGCAATTGAAACAAAATCTTGCAGGGATGATCGACGCCTCGCAACAGGCGGGTGCCAAGGTGCTGTTGCTGGGCATGCAGTTGCCGCCCAATTATGGTGCGCGTTACACCCAGGCCTTTGCCGCGGTGTATGCCGAGTTGGGCAAGGAAAAAAACGTCGCGCTGGTGCCGTTTTTTCTTGAGGGCGTGGGCGGCAAGACCGAGCTGATGCAGGCTGATCGCATCCACCCGGCGGTCGGGGCGCAGGGGCTTTTGCTGGATAATGTGTGGCCGGCGCTAAAACCCCTGCTTTGA
- a CDS encoding L,D-transpeptidase family protein, producing MLSRLPAVTRYLSVAALCVAGPAVALEFPLPPPGEDVVGEVQVIKGKYEDSFADLGNKYELGYSEMIAANPGVDAWLPVKKNPDGTIVDTDIVLPTQFILPPGKREGIVINLAEYRLYYFPKDQNKVYTFPLGIGREGWGSPLGQTKITAKTPNPTWTPPASIKAEHAKNGDPLPNVVPAGPDNPLGPFKFTLGMPGYLIHGSNAKFGIGTGTSHGCFRMLNQNVLQMAEMVPVGTPVRIINEPYKLGVSGGKVFLEVHEPLNVKDGSLLAVSDKSHLTPEDLQNKYAGFMNFLLKHPNLENNILIDKDLAFPVVGAETGIPAVIGTSNAGMATGQSLDYVQ from the coding sequence ATGTTGTCGCGCCTACCTGCAGTTACCCGCTACCTGTCCGTTGCCGCACTCTGTGTTGCGGGGCCCGCTGTTGCGCTTGAATTCCCGCTGCCACCACCCGGCGAAGACGTCGTGGGCGAAGTGCAGGTGATCAAGGGCAAGTACGAAGACTCCTTCGCAGACCTGGGCAACAAGTACGAGCTGGGCTATTCGGAAATGATCGCTGCCAACCCGGGGGTCGATGCCTGGTTGCCGGTCAAGAAGAACCCGGACGGCACTATCGTTGATACCGATATCGTGTTGCCGACCCAGTTCATCCTGCCGCCGGGCAAGCGCGAGGGGATCGTGATCAACCTGGCGGAATACCGCCTGTACTATTTCCCCAAGGACCAGAACAAGGTCTACACCTTCCCGCTGGGGATTGGTCGCGAGGGTTGGGGTTCGCCCCTGGGCCAGACCAAAATTACCGCCAAGACCCCCAACCCGACCTGGACGCCGCCAGCTTCGATCAAGGCCGAGCACGCCAAAAACGGCGACCCGCTGCCTAACGTGGTACCCGCGGGGCCGGACAACCCGCTGGGTCCGTTCAAGTTCACCCTGGGCATGCCGGGCTACCTGATCCACGGCTCCAACGCCAAGTTCGGCATCGGTACGGGCACCAGCCACGGTTGCTTCCGCATGCTCAACCAGAACGTGCTGCAAATGGCAGAGATGGTGCCAGTGGGTACGCCGGTGCGGATCATCAACGAGCCGTACAAACTGGGCGTGAGTGGCGGCAAGGTATTCCTTGAAGTTCACGAGCCGTTGAACGTGAAGGATGGCTCGCTGCTGGCAGTGAGCGACAAGTCCCACTTGACCCCGGAAGACTTGCAGAACAAGTACGCAGGCTTCATGAACTTCCTGCTCAAGCACCCGAATCTGGAAAACAACATCCTGATAGACAAGGACCTGGCCTTCCCGGTAGTGGGGGCCGAAACTGGTATACCTGCAGTCATCGGTACATCCAATGCGGGAATGGCTACTGGCCAGTCGCTGGACTATGTGCAGTAA
- the oprI gene encoding outer membrane lipoprotei OprI, with protein MNNVLKFSALALAAVLATGCSSVSKETEARLTATEDAAARSQARADEAYRKADEALAAAQKAQQTADEANERALRMLEKASRK; from the coding sequence ATGAACAACGTTCTGAAATTCTCTGCTCTGGCATTGGCCGCAGTTCTGGCTACCGGTTGCAGCAGCGTATCTAAAGAAACTGAAGCCCGTCTGACTGCAACTGAAGATGCAGCAGCTCGCTCCCAGGCTCGTGCTGACGAAGCCTACCGTAAAGCTGATGAAGCTCTGGCTGCTGCTCAAAAAGCACAACAGACTGCTGACGAAGCTAACGAGCGCGCTCTGCGCATGCTTGAAAAAGCAAGCCGCAAGTAA
- a CDS encoding GNAT family N-acetyltransferase: MSEALTIHHDQAGHQFETTVDGHRAYLTYMDLGKQTLDIYRTFVPNALRGRGIAAALTEQALDYADKMGYEVIPSCSYVERYMERHKRPQANT; this comes from the coding sequence ATGAGCGAGGCGTTGACCATCCACCATGACCAGGCAGGTCACCAGTTTGAGACCACTGTCGACGGTCATCGTGCTTACCTGACCTATATGGATCTGGGCAAGCAGACCCTGGATATCTATCGCACGTTCGTGCCCAATGCGTTGCGTGGCCGCGGCATTGCGGCGGCCTTGACGGAGCAGGCGCTCGATTACGCCGACAAGATGGGCTATGAAGTGATTCCCTCGTGCTCATATGTAGAGCGCTATATGGAACGCCACAAGCGGCCCCAGGCCAATACCTGA